The following coding sequences lie in one Takifugu rubripes chromosome 8, fTakRub1.2, whole genome shotgun sequence genomic window:
- the adamts1 gene encoding A disintegrin and metalloproteinase with thrombospondin motifs 1, which translates to MLLLHIFLGIIASLCVGTAHGAWEESMVVPVRLDPATRPEPWRTFSVEEQQKRAEMREYRLEVFGKELVLELEPDQTFLAPGFVFHIVGSPESEPTPESKNGAEPGCFYSGTVNGEEHSAAALNLCHGLRGGFYFQGVEYFIQPLNSSDFVGTEETVHMIRRRARASLAEEGSSKCGVNEDEERVPKNLEKEAGRGAANGDQTAHHRTRRFVSTPRYLEIMIVADQSMAEFHGAGLKPYLLTIMAVASRLYRHPSIHNSISLAVVKLLVVYEEEYGPQVSSNAAMTLRNFCQWQRQHNPTSDRHAEHYDTAVLFTRTDLCGAHSCDTLGMADVGTVCDPDRSCSIIEDDGLQAAFTVAHELGHVFNMPHDDAQLCSEVNGAHWGSHMMASTLSNLDQQQPWSPCSALMVTTFLDNGHGQCLLDKPVRPQALPQPLPGTVYDADHQCRLTFGEDSQHCPDLSTTCAALWCTVTTSNGLLVCQTKNFPWADGTPCGHDSYCLAGQCLTKSQAAKHQIPVNGGWGTWGPWGDCSRTCGGGVQYSFRSCDNPLPRNGGKYCEGKRIQYHSCNTETCPDTNGLTFREEQCLAHNDMSAQVSLGSGEGVEWVPKYAGISPKDRCKLVCRAKGTGYFFVLKSKVADGTPCSPDSTTVCVQGQCVKAGCDRVIGSNRRFDKCGVCGGDGSTCKKVSGSLDRARPGYQDVVTIPAGATHVDVKQRATGNGRHDNSYLAVRRQDGTYLLNGDYKLMTMETDVALRGALLRYSGSSATLERIRSFSPLPEPLTIQVLSVGEAPRPRVKYSYFAPRPNNGASTSNNGGRRPSINAIREVGGAEWTLREWGPCSQTCGGGVQQREVVCLDAYGHPSRDCPEELRPLASRSCATQPCPTWLLGDWSVCSKTCGRGFRKRQLRCIGHDGRTLTNESCDPKDRPRPLLELCTQGAC; encoded by the exons ATGTTATTGTTGCACATTTTCCTGGGCATAATCGCCAGCCTGTGCGTCGGCACGGCGCACGGCGCCTGGGAGGAGAGCATGGTGGTGCCGGTCAGACTGGACCCGGCGACCCGACCCGAACCGTGGCGGACTTTTtcggtggaggagcagcagaagcggGCGGAGATGAGAGAGTATCGCTTGGAAGTCTTCGGCAAGGAGCTGGTTTTGGAGCTCGAGCCTGACCAGACCTTCTTGGCGCCGGGTTTTGTTTTCCACATCGTAGGGAGCCCAGAGTCCGAACCGACACCAGAATCCAAGAACGGAGCCGAGCCGGGTTGTTTCTACTCTGGCACAGTGAACGGAGAGGAACACTCCGCCGCTGCGCTCAACCTGTGCCACGGGCTGAGGGGCGGATTCTACTTCCAGGGCGTAGAATATTTCATTCAGCCCCTCAACTCCAGTGACTTCGTTGGCACCGAAGAAACTGTCCACATGATCCGAAGGAGGGCCCGGGCCTCTTTGGCAGAGGAAGGAAGCTCTAAATGCGGGGTCaacgaggacgaggagagggTGCCAAAAAATCTGGAGAAAGAAGCCGGCCGCGGAGCCGCTAATGGAGACCAGACAG CCCACCACCGCACAAGGCGCTTTGTCTCCACCCCTCGCTACCTGGAGATCATGATAGTGGCTGACCAGTCCATGGCTGAGTTCCACGGCGCAGGACTCAAACCCTACCTGCTGACCATCATGGCGGTGGCCTCCCGTCTGTACCGCCACCCTAGCATCCACAACTCCATCAGCCTGGCggtggtgaagctgctggtggtgtACGAGGAGGAGTACGGCCCTCAGGTCTCATCAAACGCTGCCATGACTCTGCGGAACTTCTGCCAGTGGCAGCGACAGCACAACCCGACCAGCGACCGCCACGCAGAGCACTACGACACCGCTGTTCTCTTCACCAGAACG GACCTGTGTGGTGCCCACTCTTGTGACACCCTCGGCATGGCAGACGTTGGCACGGTGTGCGACCCTGACAGAAGTTGTTCAATTATCGAGGATGATGGGCTGCAAGCTGCGTTCACAGTGGCACATGAACTGG GCCACGTCTTCAACATGCCCCATGATGATGCCCAGCTGTGCTCAGAGGTCAACGGCGCCCACTGGGGGTCACACATGATGGCCTCCACGCTGTCCAACCTtgaccagcagcagccatgGTCCCCCTGCTCCGCCCTCATGGTCACCACCTTCCTGGACAACGGTCACGGTCAGTGCTTGCTGGATAAGCCCGTCCGACCCCAGGCGCTGCCTCAACCTCTGCCCGGGACCGTCTACGACGCTGACCACCAGTGCCGGTTGACTTTTGGGGAGGACTCTCAGCACTGCCCAGATCTGAGTACCACATGCGCGGCTCTGTGGTGCACGGTGACGACATCCAATGGCCTGCTGGTGTGCCAGACTAAGAACTTTCCCTGGGCTGATGGGACGCCATGTGGGCATGACAGCTACTGCCTGGCCGGACAGTGTCTGACCAAGAGCCAAGCTGCCAAACACCAG ATTCCCGTGAATGGCGGCTGGGGTACGTGGGGTCCATGGGGCGATTGCTCTCGGACCTGCGGGGGAGGGGTGCAGTACTCATTCCGTTCCTGTGACAACCCTCTTCCAAGAAATGGTGGAAAGTACTGTGAGGGCAAGAGGATCCAGTACCACTCCTGCAACACAGAGACGTGCCCCGACACCAACG GTCTGACGTTCCGTGAGGAGCAGTGCCTGGCCCATAATGACATGTCAGCCCAAGTGTCTCTGGGTTCGGGCGAGGGTGTCGAGTGGGTGCCCAAGTATGCTGGAATTTCTCCTAAAGACCGGTGCAAGTTGGTGTGTCGGGCCAAAGGAACCGGATACTTCTTTGTCCTTAAGTCAAAG GTGGCTGATGGCACGCCGTGCAGCCCAGACTCCACCACCGTTTGTGTGCAAGGCCAGTGCGTCAAAGCCGGGTGTGACCGCGTCATCGGCTCTAACCGACGCTTCGACAAGTGTGGGGTTTGTGGTGGAGACGGCTCCACCTGCAAGAAGGTGTCTGGCTCTTTGGATCGTGCCAG GCCTGGTTACCAGGACGTTGTAACCATACCTGCTGGTGCTACTCATGTAGATGTCAAGCAGCGTGCCACAGGCAACGGTCGACATGACAACAGCTACTTGGCAGTGCGGCGCCAGGATGGAACCTATCTGTTAAATGGCGATTACAAGCTGATGACCATGGAGACAGACGTTGCCTTGAGAGGGGCGTTGCTGCGGTACAGCGGCTCATCTGCCACCCTAGAGCGCATCAGGAGCTTCTCCCCACTCCCCGAGCCCCTCACCATCCAGGTCCTCTCCGTAGGGGAAGCTCCCAGACCTAGGGTGAAATATAGCTACTTTGCACCACGACCAAACAACGGCGCATCAACGTCCAACAACGGAGGTCGTCGGCCGTCCATCAACGCCATCAGAGAGGTGGGCGGAGCGGAGTGGACCTTGAGAGAGTGGGGGCCATGCTCCCAGACCTGCGGAGGAGGTGTGCAACAGAGAGAGGTAGTGTGTCTAGATGCCTACGGTCATCCTTCCAGAGACTGTCCAGAGGAGCTGCGGCCCTTGGCTTCCAGGTCCTGCGCCACGCAACCCTGTCCCACCTGGCTTCTCGGAGACTGGTCGGTCTGCTCTAAAACCTGCGGCCGAGGCTTCCGCAAACGCCAGCTACGCTGCATCGGGCACGATGGGCGCACGCTAACTAATGAAAGCTGTGACCCCAAAGACCGACCACGACCTCTCCTGGAACTGTGCACTCAAGGTGCTTGTTAA